The proteins below come from a single Malus domestica chromosome 03, GDT2T_hap1 genomic window:
- the LOC103419179 gene encoding neutral ceramidase 1 — translation MEFLGIANSKDTGKYRGLWAKFVILILLCSGGGAVSGSEYLIGLGSYDITGPAADVNMMGYANTEQVAAGVHFRLRARTFIVAEPQGNRVAFVNLDACMASQLVKLKVVERLKARYGDLYTEKNVAISGIHTHAGPGGYLQYVVYIVTSLGFVRQSFDVLVDGIEKSITQAHENLAPGSIFVNKGEILDAGVNRSPSAYLNNPAAERSIYKYDVDKDMTLLKFVDDQWGPVGSFNWFATHGTSMSRSNSLISGDNKGAAARFMEDWFEENGAKSAYSHEFAADGIPRRVSNLLYDRHDNHHELLELAASFQSRPGKPATRTLSVARRVRGALRQADKPQFVSAFCQSNCGDVSPNVLGAFCTDTGLPCEFNHSTCGGKNELCYGRGPGYPNEFESTRIIGERQLKKAVDLFNKASEKLKGKVDYRHTYVDFSQLEVTLPKKGGGSEVVKTCPAAMGFGFAAGTTDGPGAFDFKQGDDKGNPFWRLVRNVLKKPGQEQVECQSPKPILLDTGEMKEPYDWAPSILPIQIIRVGQLVILSVPGEFTTMAGRRLRDAVKSVLTSGGNGENVHVVIAGLTNTYSQYITTFEEYQVQRYEGASTLYGPHTLSAYIQEFKKLATALTSGKSIAEGPQPPDLLDKQISLLTPVMMDGTPRGISFGDCSSDVPQNSTFKKGHDMVTVTFWSACPRNDLMTEGTFALVEILHGEDTWVPAYDDDDFCLRFKWSRPAKLSTRSQATIEWRIPQSATPSVYRIRHFGASKNFVGSIRHFTGSSSAFVVA, via the exons ATGGAGTTTTTGGGTATCGCCAATTCCAAGGATACAGGAAAGTACAGAGGTTTGTGGGCTAAATTCGTAATTTTGATCCTTCTGTGTAGTGGCGGAGGAGCAGTCTCCGGTTCAGAGTATTTGATCGGTCTCGGGAGCTATGACATCACGGGGCCGGCCGCCGATGTCAACATGATGGGGTACGCGAACACGGAGCAGGTCGCTGCCGGAGTCCACTTCCGGTTGCGGGCTCGGACATTCATTGTGGCGGAGCCGCAAGGGAACCGGGTGGCGTTTGTGAATCTCGATGCTTGCATGGCGTCGCAACTTGTGAAATTGAAGGTGGTCGAGAGGTTGAAGGCAAG GTATGGGGATTTATACACCGAAAAGAATGTAGCTATTAGTGGAATTCACACCCACGCTGGCCCTGGTGGTTATCTGCAATATGTGGTGTATATTGTGACATCTCTTGGATTCGTGCGTCAGTCGTTTGATGTTCTTGTTGATGGAATTGAAAAAAGTATTACTCAAGCTCATGAAAATCTCGCGCCGGGATCAATTTTTGTTAATAAGG GGGAAATTTTAGACGCTGGTGTAAATCGCAGTCCTAGTGCTTATCTCAATAACCCTGCAGCAGAGCGCAGTATTTACAAGTATGATGTTGATAAAGATATGACTCTTCTGAAGTTTGTTGATGATCAATGGGGTCCAGTGGGTAGCTTTAATTGGTTTGCGACTCATGGAACTTCTATGAGTCGTAGTAACTCATTGATTAGTGGGGATAACAAGGGTGCTGCTGCACGATTTATGGAAGACTGGTTTGAAGAGAATGGTGCTAAAAGTGCATACTCTCATGAATTTGCTGCTGATGGAATCCCTCGAAGAGTCTCAAACTTACTTTATGACCGTCATGACAATC ACCATGAGTTACTAGAGCTTGCTGCGTCCTTTCAGTCTCGTCCTGGTAAGCCAGCAACCAGGACCTTGAGTGTTGCAAGACGTGTCAGGGGTGCACTAAGGCAGGCGGACAAGCCTCAATTTGTTTCTGCATTTTGTCAATCGAACTGTGGTGATGTAAGCCCCAATGTTCTAGGCGCTTTCTGTACAGACACTGGGTTACCTTGTGAATTTAATCACAGTACCTGTGGTGGGAAGAATGAGTTGTGCTATGGCCGTGGACCAGG CTACCCAAATGAATTTGAAAGTACACGTATAATTGGTGAAAGGCAACTCAAAAAAGCTGTGGATCTTTTCAACAAGGCATCTGAGAAGTTGAAGGGGAAAGTTGACTATCGTCATACTTATGTAGACTTCTCCCAACTTGAAGTAACACTTCCCAAAAAGGGAGGAGGTTCGGAGGTGGTAAAAACATGTCCTGCTGCAATGGGGTTTGGATTTGCTGCTGGAACCACTGATGGACCTGGGGCTTTTGATTTCAAGCAAGGCGATGATAAG GGAAATCCATTCTGGAGGTTGGTGCGCAATGTGCTTAAAAAGCCAGGCCAGGAACAAGTGGAATGTCAGAGTCCAAAGCCAATCTTGCTTGATACTGGTGAAATGAAGGAACCATATGACTGGGCG CCTTCAATACTTCCAATTCAGATCATCCGAGTAGGACAGCTTGTCATTCTCAGTGTACCTGGAG AATTTACAACAATGGCCGGTAGGCGCCTCCGTGATGCTGTGAAGTCAGTACTGACTAGTGGTGGTAATGGCGAAAATGTTCACGTTGTTATAGCTGGATTGACTAATACATATTCACAGTATATCACTACCTTTGAAGAGTATCAGGTGCAGAGATACGAG GGTGCCTCCACTCTGTATGGGCCACACACACTCAGTGCCTACATTCAAGAGTTCAAGAAGCTTGCTACCGCTCTCACCAGTGGCAAATCCATTGCAGAAGGTCCACAACCCCCAGATCTCCTTGATAAACAAATAAGCTTACTTACACCAGTTATGATGGATGGAACCCCTCGGGGCATTAGTTTTGGGGACTGCAGCTCCGATGTTCCTCAAAACTCCACCTTCAAGAAAGGCCATGACATGGTGACAGTTACCTTCTGGTCTGCTTGCCCTCGGAATGACCTTATGACTGAAGGTACATTCGCCCTTGTGGAAATTCTCCATGGAGAAGATACTTGGGTTCCAGCTTATGATGACGATGATTTCTGCCTGCGGTTTAAGTGGTCAAGACCCGCCAAACTTAGTACCAGAAGTCAGGCAACCATAGAATGGAGAATTCCTCAGTCTGCAACTCCCAGCGTATACAGAATTAGACATTTCGGTGCGTCAAAGAATTTCGTGGGATCCATTCGCCATTTTACAGGTTCATCTAGTGCATTCGTGGTAGCATAA